One region of uncultured Sulfurimonas sp. genomic DNA includes:
- a CDS encoding bacteriohemerythrin, protein MQSVDIFPWNEHFSIGLDVVDAQHRKLVGILNKLATNIAYESSENDLSEIFDELSKYALYHFQTEEAIWNKYLPDTKMFKEHEEVHQKFIDRVAYLKSQEDHKPIAKLADEVLSFLAKWLASHILDADRNMAYIVFALQDGLSIEEAKSYACDKMGGSNRILMDIILSIYSTLSPNALSLMRELKAHRLFEKKANYQDSYKKLLLKLSTSFINVTTEQVDEAIKNSLESMATFVGVDRAYIFDYDIKNKTTSNTYEWCADKIAPKKDKLQNLSINIMLEWYEVHSKRKYVLIEDVLSMPEGNIKNLLLPQDIKSLLTIPLMQDDVCTGFVGFDAVKEKHEFFQDEIELLDLFAKLIANINNRKKMQEALSYEKNLLKTLIQTAPDLIWLKDMDGHYLTCNKRFEGFFGAKEEDIVGKSDYDFVDKELADFFRKNDNEAIQSDKLQVNEEEISFVVDGHKEILQTTRTAMRDSDGNLIGVLGVSRDITEYRNISNALKNERLMLEVILDNAPIGIWMSSSDGQMKFVNNTFCEATGISEEEFLSTKYANLLPEDVSPNCLKSDAECVLLESGVHISQEVIPFTDGQDHILEIKKVKVEVAEDEVCIVGLATDITQRQLQQKHLEYIAHYDALTGLANRVLFSDRMNQALAQSRRHKLSFGVVYIDLDGFKDINDSYGHEYGDKFLSLISEYMKKSLREGDTIARLGGDEFVVVLLDLKTHEDSVPMLNRLLEASSKKVTIDDIEMQVTASLGVTFFDKDDKLDADQLLRQADQAMYQAKLLGKNRYHIFDSLKDKKIRTHHESLKEIEMALLNDEFLLYYQPKVNMKTDEVIGAEALIRWNHPKRGILAPALFLPVIEGNILCVKLGEWVLDRAMKQIQEFKSKGINIPISINVDAMQLQQNNFIEQLKNLLVKYPTVKPTDVVLEILETSALEDIVHISQIMQTCREMGISFSLDDFGTGYSSLTYLKRLPAKELKIDQSFVRGMLEDSDDLAILDGVLGLSRAFRREVIAEGVETIEHGELLLKLGCEKAQGYAIARPMAPEYIFDWIKSYKTDEIWKNTLAISSDDLPLVYALTEHKAWIKSVLLYLEDKIRISPNLNHCECRFGEWLYESTQKSYEDVVEFQELEKSHLLMHKRINVIINNHQDGKKEDLATLKKEIKELSNNMIKSFKKFESKRKKML, encoded by the coding sequence ATGCAATCAGTAGATATATTCCCATGGAATGAACACTTTAGTATAGGACTTGATGTAGTAGATGCTCAGCATCGAAAATTAGTCGGAATATTAAATAAATTAGCAACAAATATAGCTTATGAATCAAGTGAAAATGACTTGAGTGAAATTTTTGATGAGCTAAGTAAATATGCATTGTATCATTTTCAAACAGAAGAGGCTATCTGGAATAAATATCTCCCAGATACAAAGATGTTTAAAGAACATGAAGAAGTACATCAAAAATTTATAGATAGGGTAGCTTATCTAAAAAGCCAAGAAGATCATAAACCTATTGCAAAATTAGCAGATGAAGTTCTTAGTTTTTTAGCAAAATGGCTTGCTTCTCATATCTTAGATGCAGACCGCAATATGGCATATATTGTTTTTGCTTTGCAAGATGGACTAAGCATAGAAGAAGCAAAGTCTTATGCTTGTGATAAAATGGGCGGTTCAAACCGTATTTTAATGGATATAATTTTATCCATATACAGCACCTTGTCTCCAAATGCTTTAAGTTTAATGCGTGAGTTAAAAGCACATAGACTTTTTGAAAAAAAAGCAAATTATCAAGATTCATATAAAAAATTACTTTTAAAACTCTCAACATCATTTATAAATGTGACAACAGAACAAGTTGATGAAGCCATAAAAAACTCACTTGAGAGCATGGCTACTTTTGTTGGAGTTGATAGAGCTTATATTTTTGATTACGATATCAAAAATAAAACAACTTCAAATACTTATGAGTGGTGTGCGGATAAAATTGCACCTAAAAAAGATAAACTTCAAAATCTTTCCATAAATATAATGCTTGAATGGTATGAAGTTCATAGTAAAAGAAAATATGTACTTATAGAGGATGTTTTAAGTATGCCTGAGGGTAATATTAAAAATCTTTTATTACCTCAAGATATAAAAAGTTTATTAACAATACCTTTGATGCAAGATGATGTTTGTACCGGTTTTGTGGGTTTTGATGCTGTAAAAGAAAAACATGAATTTTTTCAAGATGAGATAGAGTTACTTGATTTATTTGCAAAGTTGATTGCCAATATTAACAACAGAAAAAAAATGCAAGAGGCACTCTCTTATGAAAAAAATCTTCTTAAAACACTAATACAAACCGCGCCAGACTTGATTTGGCTTAAAGATATGGATGGACATTATCTTACTTGCAACAAACGTTTTGAAGGTTTTTTTGGTGCAAAAGAAGAAGATATAGTTGGTAAGAGTGATTATGATTTTGTAGATAAAGAACTAGCTGATTTTTTTCGTAAAAACGATAATGAAGCGATACAAAGTGATAAGTTACAGGTAAATGAAGAAGAAATTAGTTTTGTAGTTGATGGACATAAAGAGATTCTCCAAACTACAAGAACTGCTATGAGAGATAGCGATGGAAATCTCATAGGTGTTCTTGGGGTATCGCGTGATATAACAGAGTATAGAAATATTTCAAATGCTCTTAAAAATGAACGCTTAATGCTAGAAGTAATCTTAGATAATGCGCCAATTGGCATCTGGATGAGTTCATCTGATGGTCAAATGAAGTTTGTAAACAATACTTTTTGTGAAGCAACAGGTATAAGTGAAGAAGAATTTTTATCTACAAAATACGCAAACTTGCTTCCTGAAGATGTGTCGCCTAATTGTTTAAAATCTGATGCTGAGTGTGTGTTACTTGAATCTGGAGTGCATATTTCACAAGAGGTGATTCCTTTTACGGATGGTCAAGATCATATCTTAGAAATAAAAAAAGTAAAAGTAGAAGTTGCAGAAGATGAGGTTTGTATAGTTGGTTTAGCTACAGATATAACTCAAAGGCAACTGCAACAAAAGCATTTAGAATACATCGCACACTATGATGCTCTTACAGGTCTTGCAAATCGTGTGCTTTTTTCAGATAGAATGAATCAAGCATTGGCTCAATCTCGCAGACATAAGTTGTCTTTTGGTGTAGTTTATATCGACCTTGATGGATTTAAAGATATCAATGATAGTTATGGACATGAATATGGAGATAAATTTTTAAGCTTAATATCTGAGTATATGAAAAAGTCTCTTCGAGAGGGTGATACTATTGCTCGTTTAGGTGGAGATGAATTTGTAGTAGTTCTTCTTGACTTAAAAACACATGAAGATAGTGTACCAATGCTAAACCGTCTTTTAGAAGCAAGTTCTAAAAAGGTAACAATAGACGATATCGAGATGCAAGTAACAGCTAGTTTGGGTGTTACCTTTTTTGATAAAGATGATAAACTAGATGCAGACCAACTGCTTCGTCAAGCAGATCAGGCAATGTACCAAGCAAAACTTCTAGGTAAAAATCGTTATCATATTTTTGATTCTTTAAAAGATAAAAAGATAAGAACGCATCATGAGAGCCTAAAAGAGATAGAAATGGCTTTGTTAAATGATGAGTTTTTGCTTTACTACCAACCAAAAGTAAATATGAAAACAGATGAAGTCATAGGTGCAGAAGCCCTCATAAGATGGAATCATCCAAAACGAGGGATCCTTGCACCAGCACTATTTTTACCTGTGATAGAGGGAAATATTCTTTGTGTAAAACTTGGAGAGTGGGTTTTAGATAGAGCGATGAAGCAGATACAAGAGTTTAAATCTAAGGGAATTAATATTCCAATTAGTATAAATGTAGATGCTATGCAACTTCAACAAAACAATTTTATAGAACAATTAAAAAATCTTCTTGTAAAATATCCAACTGTAAAGCCTACGGATGTTGTGCTTGAGATTTTAGAAACAAGTGCTTTAGAGGATATTGTCCATATCTCACAAATTATGCAAACTTGTAGAGAGATGGGCATCTCCTTTTCACTTGATGACTTTGGAACAGGTTATTCATCACTTACATATCTAAAACGTCTTCCTGCAAAAGAGTTAAAAATAGACCAAAGTTTTGTACGAGGTATGTTAGAAGATTCTGATGATTTAGCTATTTTAGATGGTGTTCTTGGACTCTCTCGTGCTTTTAGACGTGAAGTTATTGCTGAGGGTGTTGAAACTATAGAACATGGAGAGTTGTTACTTAAGCTTGGGTGTGAAAAAGCTCAAGGATACGCTATAGCTCGTCCAATGGCTCCTGAGTATATTTTTGATTGGATTAAAAGTTATAAAACAGATGAGATATGGAAAAATACTCTTGCGATAAGTAGTGATGATTTACCTCTAGTTTATGCTCTTACTGAGCACAAAGCTTGGATAAAAAGTGTTTTATTATATCTTGAAGATAAGATTAGAATATCGCCAAATTTGAATCATTGTGAATGTCGTTTTGGTGAGTGGCTTTATGAGAGCACTCAAAAGAGTTATGAAGATGTTGTTGAATTTCAAGAACTTGAAAAATCACATTTGCTTATGCATAAGAGAATAAATGTTATTATAAATAATCATCAAGATGGTAAAAAAGAGGATTTGGCTACTCTTAAAAAAGAGATAAAAGAGCTAAGCAATAACATGATAAAAAGTTTTAAAAAATTTGAATCTAAAAGAAAAAAAATGCTCTAA